Proteins found in one Sporosarcina sp. FSL K6-3457 genomic segment:
- a CDS encoding DoxX family protein → MMKRQKSIIIPENPISSFLFSDTRSAVIWLFIRLYVGYAWLTAGWGKVRSDAWTGENAGAAIKGFVSGAIAKSQEGGDVSSWFATFLENAVLPNAKVFGFVVAYGELLVGLGLIVGLLTGIAAFFGALMNVSFLLAGTLSTNPILFILATWLVLAWKVAGWYGLDRFALPKLGTPWKKPSR, encoded by the coding sequence ATGATGAAGAGACAAAAAAGTATCATCATTCCGGAAAACCCTATTTCTAGCTTTTTATTCAGTGATACGCGTTCTGCAGTTATTTGGTTATTTATAAGACTTTATGTCGGTTATGCATGGTTGACGGCAGGTTGGGGCAAAGTGCGAAGTGATGCGTGGACTGGTGAAAACGCAGGGGCTGCCATCAAAGGTTTTGTCTCAGGTGCAATTGCTAAGTCCCAAGAGGGCGGCGATGTGTCTAGCTGGTTTGCAACATTTTTAGAAAACGCCGTACTGCCGAATGCGAAAGTGTTTGGGTTTGTAGTCGCTTATGGTGAATTATTAGTAGGTTTAGGATTAATAGTAGGTTTATTAACAGGGATTGCAGCGTTTTTCGGTGCATTGATGAATGTCAGTTTCCTACTAGCTGGAACATTAAGTACAAATCCAATTTTGTTCATTTTGGCAACTTGGTTAGTACTCGCTTGGAAAGTGGCAGGCTGGTATGGTCTTGACCGCTTTGCGCTACCAAAACTAGGAACACCTTGGAAGAAGCCCAGTAGATAG
- a CDS encoding Cof-type HAD-IIB family hydrolase has product MEKKVVFFDLDGTLLNENKVVLESSKKAIRALQDKGIYTAISTGRSPLMFDWLLEELNISSYVSMNGQHVIFEGEEIYANPMDPDMIHDLSTIAQRNGDGLAYSNHQMIKVNAEMHPFIYPSYEGLRLDYPLVEMDFYKHSPVYQVQLYCERKDTQMYIQRYADYTFIDWGDYGSDVLPKGSSKAVGVQKMLEKLGVQKENSYAFGDGTNDFEMLAFVGTGIAMENAVPELKAQADFVTTSCSEDGILNGLVSVGLLESNIFENAYS; this is encoded by the coding sequence ATGGAGAAAAAAGTTGTCTTTTTTGACTTAGACGGAACATTGCTGAATGAAAATAAGGTCGTATTGGAGTCATCGAAAAAAGCAATTCGCGCTTTGCAGGACAAGGGTATCTACACGGCGATTTCGACAGGGCGTTCGCCTCTAATGTTTGATTGGCTTCTTGAAGAGCTGAATATCTCTTCCTACGTGTCGATGAATGGGCAGCATGTTATTTTTGAAGGGGAAGAAATTTATGCGAATCCAATGGATCCTGACATGATTCATGATTTGTCGACAATCGCCCAAAGAAACGGAGATGGACTCGCATATTCTAATCATCAAATGATAAAAGTAAATGCAGAGATGCACCCATTTATCTATCCGAGCTATGAAGGTTTGCGACTCGATTATCCATTGGTGGAAATGGACTTTTATAAACACTCGCCTGTATATCAAGTCCAGCTCTATTGTGAACGTAAGGATACGCAAATGTATATACAGCGCTACGCAGATTATACGTTCATTGATTGGGGAGATTATGGATCCGACGTACTGCCGAAGGGATCCTCTAAAGCGGTAGGTGTTCAAAAAATGCTGGAAAAGTTAGGGGTTCAGAAAGAGAATAGTTATGCCTTTGGCGATGGAACAAACGATTTTGAAATGCTGGCTTTTGTGGGAACGGGAATTGCGATGGAAAATGCAGTTCCAGAGCTAAAAGCGCAAGCTGATTTTGTGACAACTTCCTGTTCTGAAGATGGTATTTTAAACGGTTTGGTTAGTGTAGGCTTGTTGGAATCAAATATCTTCGAGAATGCATATAGTTAA
- a CDS encoding ABC transporter permease subunit, whose protein sequence is MTVAKSDLIFDLKRNHAGKIKIKAWNKAQVVTMGTFVMLLILTVYGFLTFDYKELSLIEAIPATLHNLKVMFLQPVLSHFSLGEAVFQISLTIGLAVLSTILGAVLSLVIALFAAKNLSTKAVSNTIIVVVAFVRAVPTVLWVLIFAIAAGLGSEAAIIGMILHTVAFLVKAYAESFEELDDGILEALRASGANWWHIVTHAVIPSTASSLLSWTFLRFETNFTVAVAMGAAAGAGGIGFELFMASGFYFDLREVGFITYVILLVAIGLELLSTRLKTRYLSSSSVK, encoded by the coding sequence GAAAATTAAAATTAAAGCTTGGAATAAGGCACAGGTAGTGACGATGGGCACGTTTGTCATGCTTCTGATTTTAACAGTCTATGGATTTCTGACTTTCGATTACAAAGAACTTTCATTAATTGAAGCTATACCAGCAACGCTTCATAATTTGAAAGTCATGTTTTTACAGCCCGTACTCAGTCATTTTTCTTTAGGAGAGGCTGTTTTTCAAATAAGCTTAACGATAGGACTAGCTGTTTTATCGACCATTCTGGGTGCTGTACTCTCTTTGGTTATCGCTCTGTTCGCTGCTAAAAATTTATCGACGAAGGCTGTTTCAAATACGATTATCGTAGTGGTAGCATTTGTTCGTGCAGTGCCAACAGTATTATGGGTATTGATTTTTGCGATTGCCGCTGGACTTGGAAGCGAGGCAGCAATCATTGGCATGATTCTGCATACCGTAGCGTTTTTAGTAAAAGCATATGCGGAGTCATTTGAGGAATTAGACGATGGTATTTTGGAGGCGTTGCGAGCAAGTGGCGCGAATTGGTGGCATATTGTCACGCATGCCGTGATTCCTTCCACAGCCTCGTCCTTATTGTCTTGGACGTTTTTACGTTTTGAAACAAATTTCACGGTAGCAGTTGCAATGGGAGCTGCTGCAGGGGCGGGTGGAATTGGTTTTGAATTGTTCATGGCTTCAGGTTTTTACTTTGACCTGCGTGAAGTTGGGTTTATTACGTACGTGATATTGTTGGTGGCAATTGGACTCGAATTATTATCTACTCGATTGAAAACTCGCTATTTGAGCAGTTCGTCTGTGAAATAA